In Camelina sativa cultivar DH55 chromosome 17, Cs, whole genome shotgun sequence, the genomic stretch CATCTGCCCGGACCTGAGGTACAACTGCTGCATCTTCTGGGTGGATGTTTCAGAGCCGATTCTGTTCCAGCACTTGCGCAACCGAGTCGACAAGATGATCGAGTCGGGGCTGTTCGAGCAGCTGGCCGCTTTCTATGACCCTATAGTCGATTTAGGGCCCAGACTTGGGGTCCGAAAGACTATAGGCGTAGAGGAGTTTGATCGGTACTTCCGAGTGTACCCACGGGAGAGGAACACAGGAGTGTGGGACTTGGGAAGAAAGGCAGCCTACGAGGAGGCTGTTAAGGGGATGAAAGAGAGGACATGTCTGCTTGTTAAGAAGCAGAAAGAGAAAATTATCAAGCTAATAAGAGGTGGCTGGGAAATACAGAGGCTTGATGCCACGGCGGCTATCATGGCAGAGCTGAATAAGAGTTCAGCAGCCTTGGGAGAAGGAAAGAGTAGTTCGGAGATATGGCAGAAGGACATAGTGGAGGAAAGTGTGGAAACTGTGAATAGTTTCTTGTTGCaagagtagtttttttttaaattaaataatgtgaatgtgtgttttaaaaaaaaaatgtatgttaaaaataaataaaagtatgtGTGATTTGAAGAAAAATACCATGTTATGCTTTTATGTGAGTACTTGAACACCTTTGCAATATATCAGCTCTaccatatttatgtttttaagagTCTGCGGTTCATAGGAACTTAAGCAAGCCACGTTTAAACAATGGGGTCTTTTAAAGCAGAGATTATGACCAATTGTATCAAAGTACgacaattaattttgaaatttcttcgACAATGTCCTTCTTCCTTTGTCGTACTTTGATATAATCAGCCATAATTGTCGCTTTAGTAGGTCCTAATGAACTTAAACACAACATTGGCtactaaaaacataaattttggtAGAGCTCATATGAAATGCAAAAGTTTTTAAGAACTCATATACAAGCATAAGAtggtttttttctctaaaacatacattatagttttatttaatttttacacacAAATTACAACTGTTTTTTAACACacaatttacatatttaattggaaaacaaaaaactacCCTCCTAGCAAGAAGCTGTTCACAGTCTTGACGCTTTCCTCCACAACGTCCTTCTGCAAAATCTCCATGCTACTCCTTCCTTCTCCCAATGTTGTTAAACTCTTATTCAGCTCGGCCATAATAGCACCCATAGCGTCAAGCTTCTTGATCTCCCAACCGCCTCTTATCAGCTTGATGATCttctctttctgcttcttcacAATCAGACACGTCCTTTCTTTCATGCCCTTAACAGCCTCCTCGTAGGCTGCCTTTCTTCCCAAGTCCCACACTCCTGTGTTCCTCTCCCTCGGGTACACTCTGAAGTACCGATCGAACTCCTCTACGCCTATAGTCTTCCGAACCCCAAGTATGGGCCTAAAATCTACTATAGGATCATAGTAAGCGCTGAGCTGCTCGAACAGTCCAGACATGATCAGCTGGTCGACTTGGTTGCACAGGTACTGGAACTGAACTGGCTCTAAACAAAACCGTCTACTTCACCTGTTTTTATCAAAGTATCGATTAATCTTGACATTTACACCCACAaatccttcttccttttccGTACTTTGATGAAATTGGTTATAATCACCGCTTTAATTGGtcaacaattttcaaaaaaaaaaagttcttaaaagCTCAACAATTTTCAAAGATCTTAAAACCTTagcttttcaaaatttatattttcaatcatcatatattaatattttggaataATAATACAAGCATAAACTTTCAAATTAGAatttataatatctttaaacactttttttaaagtaaaaggAAAACACACAATAACAGATCTTTAAAgatactaggttttgaagccacgctacgcgtggatttatttgatatattttgatgaagattatatatagttgatgacagttatgaaatattatcttattaaaaaatttaaattactattaaggcaaattttttatttcagatacacaatttttaaaagtataaaaatataaaatcagttgtattataaaattaaatctgatcaaaaattcatgaatttaactcgacgtccaggcaAGGCGGATTAAACTGGTGACATcgcatatcctaaaccatttatttgaccaccagaaaaggaaacatttttagaatcatgaatttatcttgttttctcatgtttaattgatcgctaccacatATGtctttgtgctttttttttaatgttttcttattcttaatattctttcttatcattttcattgtcaaattttagggtaattgtcatcattacttttaccatccggttcttcgttatacttttcttcttcctcttcctcgtcaacttcttcacattcttccactggaaaaccttttttgagactaccacacaacttgttaacccgtCAAACTCTAAgaccaaaattatttattttctcataaaatttgtgcaattcatgaagaccagcatagtcaacacatgcatccaattattgataatttcattcATATACTTATtcgttttagatccacacgtattgaaacttctcaaaccaaaattcttACTTggagagaaagtaatatgaacacatgtatagttaaaacaatatttgtgcttttcgtcgatccttcttcttaaaaactcaaataacatcaaatcaaggtcttgcgacgtcaatccttctttcttagacttaaaaaaaaaattttactccaaaagtatcaaatcatctgtaaagtcatacacaaaaacatgttttacagttcataagagatataaagcacAAAGGGAGAGaagtaagatattttcaagatattaaaaaatttgatatataatattttgtaattcttaaacttttaaaattttaatagatattaaatattttaaatattttaaactttagatgtagtttaaatatttataacatttttttagagttaaatattaatgacactttaactttttatagagtttaaatagttataatattttaaaaattttaaggaggtatttataatatttttaaacattctataataaatatttaaaccattaaaatattaaatttaaattaaatcaaataaaacttgtaaatttggaaacctgataaataaacataaatcaagcaaacctgataaatttatagtttaaaacatattagttttatttataaaggttCTCAGttattgtctaaaatttttttagccgatgtgggatgttgtacataattcttttatttctatatattttacttttctttttttttttaaaaaaatcttaataatatatattactactatatttacaaaaaaattattagtgaaatatctaattcttattggttttttaaattctatatagacacctttaggagttcatagcttcaactttttattagtatagatataatattttaaaatttctatggaggttaagtaattgtaatattttaatacattcaatgaagtttaaatatttttaatatttgattcttttaaaactttcaatatttataatattttaaacttttaaaatttataaattataattttttaaaatcttttaaaagcta encodes the following:
- the LOC109129889 gene encoding adenylate isopentenyltransferase 6, chloroplastic-like → MSGLFEQLSAYYDPIVDFRPILGVRKTIGVEEFDRYFRVYPRERNTGVWDLGRKAAYEEAVKGMKERTCLIVKKQKEKIIKLIRGGWEIKKLDAMGAIMAELNKSLTTLGEGRSSMEILQKDVVEESVKTVNSFLLGG